The genomic window atgctttgtccttatcaccgaccgggtttttttcatgatcgggttatggcagcataggtaggaggcgatggcgaaataccgaaataagattgaaagagaaaaaggattatgctgccatacattaacctgtcaatacatgaatatgtctttctcttacacctggtcgctcggtttcatgtctataactactatattaTGTCTATGGGTTAGACCCTACGGGCTTGTGTAATTGTGGTGTTACCTCTACTGATATCCTGTCTATATTTCTTTATTACAAacggtgaaattgcgcttatacaggtgaaattttaaccaccagccATACTCTGTGGCCTATAGAAATcagccgaaatgtatgaaacagccaaattttctTTCGCGATTGGTCCAAtactaaaagttgttcagtatgacctataaagtcactacacAGTGTATggctggtggttaaaatttcaccctgtattgTACAGAGTAAGAAGCTCTATCTATTCaccaaattttattgaaatctgaCGAACAAAACGATacctaacaaaataaaaaccggcccaAGATCACGTGATGGGATCACGTGTTTAGTGACCATGGCTTTATGTTGTTGTGGTGTTACCTCTACTAATATCTTGTGTATTGGTTCGACGAACATATATCATCTGGTTTGGCAGACCACGTGCACTGCCAGATATGTTAAGCCCAAAGAGCTATTATACAAGGAGCACTTCCATGAAATGGATACTCTTACCCATCTCATTTTATGAAACAGGCTGAAAATAAGGGTAGAGGCATTTGCTACATGGGCACATAATaaatagtacttggtacagaaggttcactctctaacaaaacgcgtctattacgacacatatggccgctaggtggcgcaagtgcgagcaggcgtccgttccgtagcggtgcgcggcaactactatggctagacaccaaaattggtgtgggccgcatgtacttgtagcgacgcgacgaaatcgcggagttaTCCACGCCTGACATGGGTTCCGAATTAAAGGAGTAGGTTAGTTTCAGATCGCCGGAGTCTTACTTGAACTCGCTGTATAATTAATGTTACTTTTTATATATTCTAGgttcacaaaaaaaatgttacaaacgAATAGCTGTTGATATTTTGTTGTGGTGAAGGGATTATCGAGGCTTATGTCCCCAATTACGAGTAACTTTGCCGAAAGAATAAGAAGCGCGACGTGAATTCAGTGCCAATCTATAGTTTATAAATGCCGTATTCAATGTCACCTCCAAAGGCGCCAaagattaaaggatgactcacgttagaccgggtcgtgcccgggccggagcttccggcgcttcgttttctatgaaaagcatcacgtgatcacctgtcatgtcatagaaaagtaagcgctggaagctccggcccggacacggcccggtctaacgtcaGTCATCCTTAAACTAGAAAGAAAATATTCGTATAGAAAATGAAACTGATATTTATTTGAGTTTTTCAATTTAGATATAAATTAATGTAACAAAGATAATATAGGTATCAACATTATTGCAAAACTTGTATTTTAAAATGCGTCATTTAAGTTtaagaatagaaaaaagtgTTTCTCGAAGAaagtaattatatatatatatatatatatatatatatatatatatatatatatatatatatatatatatatatatgtatatcctcagtcacccgttgaccacgaacgctgtgaagggttcgaaacgtcgggatatattataaattcaatatacgcgatataatccgttttcatagttttatttcatatattacctacatttatttagttgtaccagattgaataaaatattaaggACCCAAAAAGAGTGGGCGTCGTCAAAGGTTGTATGATATAATTTTCGGGATTGTTtttcattataaaattattagaaaattcTTTATTAGAGTTGTGGGttgttaattaattgtaattattataattacataCGGTCATTGCCTTGGATACATGTTTCTTTTCTTCACGTCGCTCTGTTTTCCATACTATCTTTTGATACTTGACGATAGTTATTAACGCTACCTTTGATACCGGTGGTTCTCTGTATTACGTAATAGTAACTAGGTATCGTTTAGTAAGTAATCTTTTTATTCCACCTGGGATTATGtagatagaaataaaaaaacaatgttgtgtaaaaaaaatctaagtacatatttattaataattttactatACTAATCTtagtaatacaataaaattaagtttaaaactAGATCAGTCACAATTGGTCGTTTACATAAAAGAAACCTGGAACTTTGCTTCACGTTCATAAATTTATGTATGAACGGAATTAATGCTGAACAATTTAAGAAATGGCTCTCTATGGCAATATAATAATCTGACGTTGAAAAGAAAtgcttttaaatgtatttttatacatatttggaatGTAACTGTTCCTTGAAATTTGACTAAGAGAGATAATAAATACGAGGGTGGGTCGATAAAAAACCGAAACGACAATTATGTTTCAAAATACATAATGATATAAATTCCTTTTCTATCGTAATTTGCAATCTTtctcaattaaatatttataaaaatgggctgtgacagacggacagccagacgcacaagtgatcctataggggttccgttttttccttctgaggtacggaaccctaaaaatagttcgtttatttgtttttcaaaaaaaatattgaggtaTGAAGTGAGTCAGTTTTCCATTTTGATAAAAATGCTGAGAACTGAGGATCGAGTTGTCATACAGTTTCAagtttaaaaaggaaaaaaacggaaaccCAGATTAAAACTGTGCTGCATCGTGCCATAGGGGACTATGAACCTTTTAGTACCGTCCGCACTTGGGTAGATGATTTCATACGAAGACGACAAAGCGTCAATGGCGTATCCCAGCAGTTGGAGACCAAATGAGGTGTATATCCCAGAAACgaccaaaaaagtaaaaatattgtattaaaacaCTGTCGATAATTACCTTGGGAGACAGAAGAGATTGTAAACAGCTCGCCGGAATAAGTTTTCTATATATATTAGTAGaatatttgtcaaaaaaaaaaagatttctgCATGTTGGCTGCCGCTGCAGCCCTTAAAGACGATAACTCGCCTATTTACATGGCTACCGTTATGACGGCAATTTTAGCGCTTCGAATTAATACTCTATTTGCCGCATTTGCAGGATTTGGACCTCCGTGACTTAAGTATGTGTCAAAATTTCATTTATGGCTAATACGACAAAAAAATCCACCAACACCAAAATAATTGACGGCAAAAGTGGCTCTTTAGAGGGCCTCAACAGAAAATTATATGAGAACGGAATAATGGGCCCGGAAAAGCCTCGGTTTAGTTATATCGAACTAGAAGGAGCATATGTAGAAAAATTAATTAGTCagattcaaatatttttgtgttttcgtCTTCATTTCGGAAACTTATCAACCCATCGTATCCCTCGTATTATCAACGTATTGACTTTATTTTACACTAACTACTCTACATAAAACATGTGTTCATACCGTTACGTAATGAATGAGACTGATAACTGAAAGACGTCACTCGTTTTATCGAATTTACTAAACCTCTGACCTTTCTACAGGAAGTGATACAATTTAAGCTCACAGATCTCTTAAGGCCAAAATAATTAACCACATTTACGATATCGCCAAAACCGAATTGGCCTTCGTTAAAAGTTCCGGCGCTGATTAAAAATAAGACAGCTAACTCACTGAGACAGTTGAGCAGTGTCTATTTAAAGGAATCATACGTCAAGCTAACAGATGGCACCAGCATCTTTAGAACTTCAAGCGACACTAACCTAACTGGTCAAACCCGTCTATCTTTCATTGACCAACAGTAGCACCCTATGCTTGAATAGTATTCTTCCCTCATATCACAATCAAGTCTCTAGTTAGACTTCTCAAAAATGTTCAATTAGCAACTTAAGTTATTCATCGTCACGCCGATTATGGTTCCGCATAATCTTTCCTTTCAGCATCAGATTTACCAATATTAACATGAATCGTAATCGCCTCGTCGTTTTCCGATTTCATTATAACATCATTCCACTGTATTTCGGCTTTCTTGCTATAATTCTCATTCTCAATAAGAATGGCTGACTTTGTACTTAGTGCTTTAGATTGAAACTCGACTAAAGCACAGTAGTCGCTTTTTCTAGATTCAGACTTGGCGTCTGCGATGTATCCTAGTTTTCTTCTCATCACTTCTACTCTGACATGGTAATTGTAGATGCATACTTTGATGATGAAGGCGCTTTTTTGATGAAGCAGAATGATCTTGTATTTAGTTCTGCAGCAAGCGGTTTTCTTCAACTTGGTTTGGAAGTTTTCTATGAGGATCTTGATTTTTTGTGAGTAGACGGCGATGATGTTGTGGGTGCCCTGGAGATGAGCGGAGAGTTCTTCGAAGGGTATGGAGCAGCAGTTGGCCGTGATGGGGCAGGTCATGGTATCGAATTTGCAGTTTTCCTCGTGCTTCGGTCTGGTGGCTGCTGTGAGGAGCTCTGTGCAGCCGCGTCTGTTGACAAAGAAAATATATGGTTAGTTTTAAATAACTGAGACAAATAGGTAAGTGTGATTACGAAAATGTTTCTTGATAGTGGCCTATCAGTAATGGACGCATTTCCTTTCTACAAAACAAGGATGACGAAATGACTGGATGATTATATGAACCTCATTTTATTCTTCTTATGAATTGTGGAGAAAATAATAGGCGTGCTTACTAATTAGATTGCCACAGTTTCCAGGGCTGGGAAAGCTTTGAGctatgtttttgtttaaataactttttttattggatttatattttaatagcaTGAAATCCTACAAGATACCTACGTAGCTTGCTAGC from Cydia strobilella chromosome 11, ilCydStro3.1, whole genome shotgun sequence includes these protein-coding regions:
- the LOC134745388 gene encoding probable E3 ubiquitin-protein ligase sinah isoform X1 — protein: MFPRIQGLFHSVTEKRQHNDCGENSVTIVTEKKIEDDSSDSSSGENVEIEDKPLPIVEPAALESTDEGHAAQCACPNCDEVLARFSECSICLEPLQCCGPCVCPWCGGVWCARCSRRISRCAWCRGALRAPAAPCLALQRLVNDLMLPCRNYRRGCTELLTAATRPKHEENCKFDTMTCPITANCCSIPFEELSAHLQGTHNIIAVYSQKIKILIENFQTKLKKTACCRTKYKIILLHQKSAFIIKVCIYNYHVRVEVMRRKLGYIADAKSESRKSDYCALVEFQSKALSTKSAILIENENYSKKAEIQWNDVIMKSENDEAITIHVNIGKSDAERKDYAEP
- the LOC134745388 gene encoding uncharacterized protein LOC134745388 isoform X2, which gives rise to MKFVEFDPADFLPENKDKPLPIVEPAALESTDEGHAAQCACPNCDEVLARFSECSICLEPLQCCGPCVCPWCGGVWCARCSRRISRCAWCRGALRAPAAPCLALQRLVNDLMLPCRNYRRGCTELLTAATRPKHEENCKFDTMTCPITANCCSIPFEELSAHLQGTHNIIAVYSQKIKILIENFQTKLKKTACCRTKYKIILLHQKSAFIIKVCIYNYHVRVEVMRRKLGYIADAKSESRKSDYCALVEFQSKALSTKSAILIENENYSKKAEIQWNDVIMKSENDEAITIHVNIGKSDAERKDYAEP